From one Melospiza melodia melodia isolate bMelMel2 chromosome 4, bMelMel2.pri, whole genome shotgun sequence genomic stretch:
- the NAGA gene encoding alpha-N-acetylgalactosaminidase, translated as MEAVALSGLALALAVALPCVALENGLARTPPMGWMSWERFRCNVDCQADPHNCISEQLFFEMADRLAEDGWRELGYEYINMDDCWSAKQRDAAGQLVPDPKRFPSGIKALADYVHARGLKLGIYGDLGVFTCGGYPGTTLENVKQDAQTFAAWGVDMLKLDGCYSSAEEQAKGYPEMARALNATGRPIVYSCSWPAYQGGLPPKVNYTILAEICNLWRNYDDIQDSWESVLSIVDWFFTNQDVLQPAAGPGHWNDPDMLIIGNFGLSFEQSRAQMALWTVMAAPLLMSTDLRTISPSAKEILQNRLMIQINQDPLGIQGRRIVKEKSQIEVFLRPLSRAASALVFFSRRTDMPFRYTTSLAKLHFPEDAVYEVQDVYVGKIVGALRTADNFSVVINPSGVVMWYLRPMALPLQPWHVARQQAPGEGFHPALL; from the exons atGGAGGCGGTGGCACTGAGCGggctggccctggccctggccgtGGCGCTGCCCTGCGTGGCCCTGGAGAACGGGCTGGCGCGCACTCCCCCCATGGGCTGGATGTCCTGGGAGAGGTTCCGCTGCAACGTGGACTGCCAGGCGGATCCCCACAACTGCATCAG CGAGCAGCTCTTCTTCGAGATGGCAGACCGACTGGCAGAGGAtggctggagggagctgggctACGAGTACATCAACATGGATGACTGCTGGTCTGCCAAGCAGCGGGATGCGGCCGGACAGCTGGTTCCCGACCCCAAGAGATTTCCCAGCGGAATTAAGGCTCTGGCTGACTAT GTCCATGCCAGGGGCCTGAAGCTGGGCATTTATGGTGACCTGGGCGTCTTCACCTGTGGGGGCTACCCAGGCACTACGTTGGAAAATGTGAAGCAGGATGCCCAGACCTTTGCAGCGTGGGGTGTAGACATGCTGAAGCTGGATGGGTGCTACTCGTCCGCAGAGGAGCAGGCAAAGG GATACCCAGAAATGGCGAGGGCCTTGAACGCCACAGGCCGCCCCATTGTCTACTCCTGCAGCTGGCCAGCATATCAGGGGGGTCTTCCCCCCAAG GTGAACTACACCATCCTGGCAGAGATCTGCAACCTGTGGCGTAACTATGACGACATCCAGGACTCCTGGGAGAGTGTCCTTTCCATCGTGGACTGGTTCTTCACAAACCAGGACGTCTTGCAGCCGGCAGCTGGCCCCGGCCACTGGAACGACCCGGACATG CTCATCATTGGAAACTTTGGCCTTAGCTTCGAGCAGTCACGCGCCCAAATGGCTCTGTGGACAGTGATGGCAGCTCCGCTCCTCATGTCCACGGATCTCCGCACCATCTCCCCCAGTGCCAAGGAGATCCTGCAGAACCGCCTGATGATCCAGATCAACCAGGACCCCCTGGGAATCCAGGGGCGCAGGATTGTCAAG GAGAAATCCCAGATCGAGGTGTTTCTGCGCCCACTGTCGCGGGCTGCCAGCGCCCTTGTGTTCTTCAGCCGCAGGACAGACATGCCCTTCCGCTACAccaccagcctggccaagctcCACTTCCCTGAGGATGCTGTGTATGAG GTACAAGACGTGTATGTTGGGAAGATCGTTGGGGCCTTAAGAACAGCAGACAACTTCTCAGTGGTTATTAACCCCTCGGGGGTGGTGATGTGGTATCTCCGTCCCATGGCACTCCCGCTACAACCCTGGCATGTTGCCAGGCAGCAAGCCCCTGGTGAGGGTTTCCACCCAGCCCTTCTGTGA
- the PHETA2 gene encoding sesquipedalian-2 yields the protein MKLNERSVAHYATCDSPADHTGFLRKRVERHHHHGTSYQRRWFVLKGNLLFYFEERESREPMGLVVLEGCTVELCEAAEEFAFAIRFDDAGARAYVLVADGQAAMEAWVKALSRASFDYMRLVVRELEKQLEEACKSLAACRKSPRRSSSSGRKRHLSNPALQPLQEKPTTLENGYSTWSSGGCVTGGATSPDHDGGQTKPPPLPPRRRSAASSATGSPSPGLSPAMLESPVPPETICFSKLHNWYGQEIAVLRREWQERQKRGHP from the coding sequence ATGAAGCTGAATGAGCGGAGCGTGGCCCACTACGCCACCTGCGACTCGCCGGCCGACCACACCGGCTTTCTGCGCAAGCGGGTGGAGCGGCACCACCACCATGGCACCTCCTACCAGCGCCGCTGGTTCGTCCTCAAGGGCAACCTCCTCTTCTACTTCGAGGAGCGGGAGAGCCGGGAGCCCATGGGGCTGGTGGTCCTGGAGGGCTGCACCGTGGAGCTGTGCGAGGCCGCTGAGGAGTTCGCATTTGCCATCCGCTTTGATGACGCTGGTGCCAGGGCctatgtgctggtggctgacggGCAGGCTGCCATGGAGGCCTGGGTGAAGGCACTCTCACGGGCCAGCTTCGACTACATGCGGCTGGTGGTGAGGGAGCTGGAGAAGCAGCTGGAGGAGGCCTGCAAGAGCTTGGCTGCTTGCCGTAAGTCTCCAAGGAGGTCCTCCTCCTCTGGCAGGAAGAGGCATCTCTCCAACCCTGCCTTGCAGCCTCTCCAGGAGAAGCCCACCACCCTGGAGAATGGCTACTCCACATGGAGTAGTGGTGGTTGTGTCACTGGTGGAGCCACCTCCCCTGACCACGATGGGGGGCAAACGAAGCCCCCGCCCCTGCCTCCACGCCGGCGCTCGGccgccagcagtgccacaggATCCCCATCACCTGGCCTCTCACCAGCCATGCTGGAGAGCCCAGTGCCACCAGAAACCATCTGCTTCTCCAAGCTGCACAACTGGTATGGGCAGGAGATCGCAGTGCTGAGACGGGAGTGGCAGGAGAGGCAGAAGAGGGGACACCCGTGA
- the SMDT1 gene encoding essential MCU regulator, mitochondrial, translated as MAAAAGRLLAATVTRSGRAGWVGPGRAPALPLVPSRGATVTRSGAILPKPVKTPFGLLRVFSVVIPFLYVGTQISKNFAALLEEHDIFVPEDDDDDD; from the exons ATGGCAGCGGCAGCCGGGCGGCTCCTGGCGGCCACCGTGACTCGCTCGGGGCGTGCGGGCTGggtcgggccgggccgggccccggcCTTGCCGCTGGTGCCCTCCCGGGGCGCCACTGTCACCCGCAGCGGCGCCATTTTGCCCAAGCCGGTTAAG ACGCCCTTCGGCCTCCTCAGAGTGTTCAGCGTCGTGATCCCTTTCCTGTATGTTGGCACTCAGATCAGTAAGAACTTTGCAGCCCTACTTGAAGAACATGATATCTTTGTCCCAGAGGATGACGATGACGATGATTAA